From a region of the Tachypleus tridentatus isolate NWPU-2018 chromosome 1, ASM421037v1, whole genome shotgun sequence genome:
- the LOC143248347 gene encoding uncharacterized protein LOC143248347 has product MLKVLVLCMLATAAYAGNLLYSAPAVKVIQAPVVAAEKPEPFDFSYNSKDDDGNTQSRQESGDGSGAVTGSYSYADANGLYRRVSLQLMLMDSSHPLKLMNRVLRMPTLLMSRCQFRKPLQLR; this is encoded by the exons ATGCTGAAG GTACTTGTTCTGTGTATGTTGGCAACAGCTGCCTATGCTGGTAATCTTTTATACTCTGCCCCAGCTGTTAAGGTCATCCAGGCTCCAGTTGTTGCAGCT GAAAAGCCTGAACCTTTTGATTTCAGCTACAACAGCAAGGACGACGATGGTAACACTCAGTCCCGTCAGGAGTCTGGAGATGGAAGTGGCGCCGTCACTGGCAGCTACTCTTACGCAGATGCAAACGGTCTCTACCGACGAGTATCTTTACAGCTGATGCTGATGGATTCAAGCCATCCATTGAAACTAATGAACCGGGTACTGCGAATGCCAACCCTGCTGATGTCCAGGTGTCAGTTCAGGAAGCCCCTGCAGTTAAGGTGA